From one Triticum aestivum cultivar Chinese Spring chromosome 4B, IWGSC CS RefSeq v2.1, whole genome shotgun sequence genomic stretch:
- the LOC123093796 gene encoding ALA-interacting subunit 1: MYPLEMEGNSNPKTTNKPKYSKFTQQELPACKPLLTPEIVIAAFALIGALFVPIGLASLHASRQVVELVHRYDASCVPVDDKVGFIQNSRTDKTCTITMTVPKYMKSPIHVHYLIDGFYQNHRRYVRSRSDKQLRYKSAAHLTSDCVPEGDTADHAPIVPCGLVAWSLFNDTYTVRVNGVVTQVNKKDIAWKSDKNNKFGKNIYPSNFQKGRLIGGATLNESIPLSEQEDLIVWMRTAALPTFRKLYGRIEKDINANDNVTVVIQNNYNTYSFGGSKALVLSTASWIGGKNNFIGFAYLTIGGLCLSLAMGFLVLYIVKRRNFADPSNLSWNR, translated from the exons ATGTATCCTTTGGAAATGGAAGGCAACTCGAACCCAAAGACGACCAACAAGCCCAAGT ATTCCAAGTTTACGCAGCAGGAGCTTCCAGCATGCAAGCCACTACTCACACCTGAAATC GTCATTGCCGCCTTTGCGCTCATTGGCGCCCTGTTTGTTCCCATCGGGCTTGCGTCGCTGCATGCATCACGACAG GTTGTCGAACTGGTGCATAGATATGATGCAAGTTGTGTGCCCGTGGATGACAAGGTTGGGTTCATCCAGAACTCCAGGACTGACAAAACATGCACAATAACGATGACT GTGCCAAAATACATGAAGAGCCCAATCCATGTCCATTACCTGATCGACGGCTTCTATCAAAACCATCGAAG GTATGTGAGAAGTCGAAGTGACAAACAACTGCGTTATAAGAGTGCTGCACATTTGACATCGGATTGTGTGCCTGAAGGTGATACCGCTGATCATGCTCCAATTGTTCCATGTGGCCTTGTTGCTTGGAGTTTGTTCAACGACACATATACAGTTCGGGTCAATGGGGTGGTTACTCAAGTGAATAAAAAGGACATAGCTTGGAAGAGTGACAAGAACAATAAATTCGGCAAGAATATCTATCCCAGTAACTTCCAGAAGGGAAGGCTTATAGGTGGCGCTACACTAAATGAGAGCATACCA TTAAGTGAGCAAGAAGATCTCATTGTCTGGATGAGAACTGCTGCCCTCCCAACTTTCAGGAAGCTGTATGGCAGAATTGAGAAAGATATCAATGCAAATGATAATGTAACAGTGGTTATACAGAACAACTATAACACATATAGTTTTGGAGGATCAAAAGCGTTGGTCCTTTCTACTGCATCTTGGATTGGAGGAAAAAACAACTTCATTGGTTTTGCATATCTGACTATTGGTGGTTTGTGCCTTTCCCTTGCTATGGGCTTCTTAGTTCTCTACA